The following are encoded in a window of Panicum virgatum strain AP13 chromosome 5N, P.virgatum_v5, whole genome shotgun sequence genomic DNA:
- the LOC120673186 gene encoding protein DEFECTIVE IN MERISTEM SILENCING 3-like produces MASPRLPSQIVEFNCKVMEEKLKNLGLKVNHHDENLRFLKSEINAIEEVCVDLAIKLGNYHTSAAAVATNDTSTEEAEQRTIRSILDQDNTAAALVCQLKVRYHERTSNMPLMKDILGFVATLGKVNDDNLSRVLAEYLGMDNMLALVCKTYDGVKGLEKYDKDGIIDKSSGVHGLGRSLGKILDGRFTVFCLENLRSFSGDVNIDDPQRKLILHRPRLPGGESPPGFLDFAVNMIHLDRAHLSCLTASGHGLRETLFYSLFSHLQVYKTRADIQCALPLINDGAVSLDGGILKPNGSFCLGYSKNIEVKFPVSLEVSSSPENITEMEEQVKLKNWEKERLLEDMKREEDLLKQVRELYSKKKQELMDYLTHPSLTQMSRDSPTSCSPATPGSNPFGAKSSHTRRY; encoded by the exons ATGGCTTCGCCGCGGCTTCCGTCGCAGATTGTGGAGTTCAACTGCAAG GTGATGGAGGAGAAGCTCAAGAATCTGGGCCTCAAAGTCAACCACCATGATGAGAACTTAAGGTTCCTCAAGTCCGAAATCAATGCCATAGAAGAGGTCTGCGTCGACCTGGCAA TTAAACTTGGGAATTATCATACATCCGCTGCTGCTGTTGCGACTAATGATACTTCtactgaagaggctgaacagcgTACTATTCGAAGTATACTTGATCAGGACAACACAGCAGCTGCCCTTGTATGCCAGCTGAAGGTCCGTTATCATGAGCGCACATCAAATATGCCACTGATGAAAGATATCCTTGGTTTTGTCGCTACATTGGGAAAAGTAAATGATGATAACCTCAGCAG GGTACTTGCAGAGTACTTGGGAATGGATAATATGCTTGCTCTTGTCTGCAAGACTTATGATGGTGTTAAGGGTCTTGAAAAATACGACAAAGATGGCATCATTGATAAGAGCAGTGGCGTACATGGACTAGGTCGCTCTCTAGGAAAAATTCTTGATGGAAGGTTCACTGTCTTTTGTCTTGAAAATTTGAG GTCATTTTCTGGTGATGTTAACATTGATGATCCGCAGAGAAAGCTTATTTTGCATAGACCAAGGTTGCCTGGTGGGGAATCTCCTCCTGGTTTTCTTGATTTTGCGGTAAATATGATTCATCTGGATCGAGCACACTTGAGTTGCCTCACAGCCAGTGGTCACGGTCTTCGGGAAACTTTGTTTTACAGTCTGTTTTCTCATTTACAAGTTTACAAGACCAGGGCCGACATTCAGTGTGCTCTTCCTCTGATAAATGATGGTGCGGTTTCTCTAGATGGTGGTATACTGAAGCCCAATGGCTCATTTTGCCTTGGCTATAG CAAAAATATTGAAGTGAAGTTTCCTGTAAGCCTTGAGGTTTCAAGTTCACCTGAAAATATCACTGAAATGGAGGAGCAAGTTAAACTTAAGAATTGGGAGAAGGAAAGGCTTCTTGAAGATATGAAAAGGGAAGAAGATTTGCTGAAGCAAGTTAGGGAATTATATAGCAAGAAGAAGCAAGAGCTCATGGATTATCTCACTCACCCATCCTTGACACAG ATGTCGCGTGATTCGCCAACAAGTTGTTCACCAGCAACTCCGGGAAGTAATCCATTTGGAGCCAAGTCCTCTCACACGCGCCGGTATTAA
- the LOC120673187 gene encoding uncharacterized protein LOC120673187 produces the protein MAAASFWLLQRPSPALHNSLSLSSRSSHPSSSACPPLHNKPRDLLLCCASSSGASSSVVTKEQEEPVTAPSEEGSEPSLLSYKDDPNFRGCRGCGREELERGCNGEGRIQGGIAAVPGFSWWPIKAYRPCPGFVASGGRYRRQGQSMDDVASGRGKKISPAKKKSDK, from the exons ATGGCCGCAGCCAGCTTCTGGCTGCTGCAGCGTCCTTCCCCTGCTCTCCacaactccctctccctctcaagCAGGAGCAGCCATCCTTCCTCCTCTGCATGTCCTCCTCTGCACAACAAGCCAAGGGACCTTCTTCTCTGCTGCGCTTCATCATCGGGCGCCTCGTCTTCTGTGGTGACCAAGGAGCAAGAGGAACCAGTCACTGCTCCTTCGGAAGAAGGATCTGAGCCTTCACTTCTTAGCTACAAAGATGACCCCAACTTCAG GGGATGCAGGGGCTGCGGCAGGGAGGAGCTTGAGAGGGGCTGCAATGGCGAGGGGCGGATCCAAGGGGGGATAGCCGCCGTCCCGGGCTTCAGCTGGTGGCCGATCAAGGCCTACCGGCCATGCCCCGGCTTCGTCGCCTCCGGCGGCCGCTACCGGCGCCAGGGCCAAAGCATGGACGACGTCGCATCCGGCAGGGGAAAGAAAATCTCCCCGGCCAAAAAGAAGAG CGACAAATAA
- the LOC120674140 gene encoding E3 ubiquitin-protein ligase SINAT5-like, with the protein MDVGSVDCVSLLDAAAPAAVDDAGRGLGTLLAAARASYPKPASAGGVHELLECPVCTNSMFPPIHQCQNGHTLCSTCKARVHNRCPTCRQELGDIRCLALEKVAESLELPCKYYSLGCQEIFPYYSKIKHEAQCNFRPYNCPYAGSECAAAGDIPYLVSHLRDDHKVDMHSGCTFNHRYVKSNPREVENATWMLTVFHCFGQYFCLHFEAFQLGMAPVYMAFLRFMGDENEAKNYSYSLEVGANGRKMIWEGTPRSVRDSHRKVRDSHDGLIIQRNMALFFSSGDRKELKLRITGRIWKEQQTPDGACIPNLCS; encoded by the exons ATGGACGTGGGCAGCGTCGACTGCGTCTCgctgctcgacgccgccgcccccgcggccgTGGACGATGCCGGCCGCGGCCTCGGcacgctcctcgccgccgcccgggcctCCTACCCCAAGCccgccagcgccggcggcgtgcacgAGCTGCTCGAGTGCCCCGTCTGCACCAACTCCATGTTCCCGCCGATCCACCAG TGCCAAAATGGGCATACGTTGTGTTCAACATGCAAGGCTAGAGTGCACAATCGTTGCCCTACATGCAGACAAGAGCTTGGTGATATCAGGTGTTTGGCATTGGAGAAAGTAGCCGAGTCGCTTGAACTTCCCTGCAAGTACTACTCCTTGGGATGCCAAGAAATCTTTCCATACTACAGCAAGATAAAACATGAAGCACAATGCAACTTCAGACCGTATAATTGCCCCTATGCTGGGTCTGAGTGTGCCGCTGCTGGCGACATCCCATATCTTGTTTCCCATTTGAGGGATGATCACAAAGTTGATATGCATAGCGGTTGCACATTCAACCACAGATACGTGAAATCGAACCCACGAGAAGTGGAAAACGCCACCTGGATGCTGACA GTGTTTCACTGCTTCGGGCAGTACTTCTGCCTGCACTTTGAGGCCTTCCAGCTTGGGATGGCACCAGTATACATGGCCTTCCTTCGTTTCATGGGAGACGAGAACGAGGCGAAGAACTACAGCTACAGCCTTGAGGTGGGTGCCAATGGCAGGAAGATGATTTGGGAGGGCACCCCCAGGAGCGTCCGCGACAGCCACCGGAAGGTGCGGGACAGCCATGACGGCCTCATCATCCAGAGGAACATGGCCCTGTTCTTCTCCAGTGGTGATAGGAAGGAGCTGAAGCTCAGGATCACAGGTCGGATCTGGAAAGAGCAGCAGACCCCGGATGGTGCCTGTATACCCAATCTGTGTAGCTAA
- the LOC120673936 gene encoding 25.3 kDa vesicle transport protein, giving the protein MVKLTMIARVTDGLPLSEGLDDGRDLKDADFYKQQAKQLFKNLSKGQHEASRMSIETGPYLFHYIIEGRVCYLTLCDRSYPKKLAFQYLEDLKNEFERVNGSQIETAARPYAFIKFDAFIQKTKKLYLDTRTQRNLAKLNDELYEVHQIMTRNVQEVLGVGEKLDQVSEMSSRLTSDTRIYAEKAKDLNRQALIRKYAPVAIVIGIVLMLFWVKNKIW; this is encoded by the exons ATGGTGAAGCTGACAATGATAGCACGTGTCACCGATGGCCTTCCACTGTCGGAGGGACTAGATGATGGTCGGGATCTGAAGGATGCTGATTTCTACAAGCAGCAAGCAAAACAATTGTTCAAGAACTTGTCAAAAGGGCAGCACGAAGCATCGAGGATGTCAATCGAGACTGGGCCATACCTTTTCCA ctacATCATTGAAGGCCGTGTGTGCTATTTGACACTGTGTGACCGTTCTTATCCCAAGAAACTTGCATTCCAGTATCTCGAAGATCTCAAAAATGAATTTGAGAGGGTCAATGGCAGCCAAATTGAAACTGCTGCAAGGCCATATGCATTTATTAAATTTG ATGCATTCATACAGAAGACCAAGAAACTGTATTTGGATACCAGAACGCAAAGGAACCTTGCCAAGCTGAATGATGAGCTCTACGAGGTGCACCAGATTATGACTCGCAATGTTCAAGAAGTTCTTGGTGTCGGTGAAAAACTAGACC AGGTGAGCGAAATGTCCAGTAGGTTGACCTCTGATACTAGAATCTATGCAGAGAAGGCGAAAGATCTCAATCGCCAG GCCTTAATTCGTAAGTATGCCCCTGTTGCCATTGTGATTGGGATAGTACTGATGCTCTTTTGGGTGAAGAACAAGATATGGTGA
- the LOC120673935 gene encoding WW domain-binding protein 11-like → MPPTTTIIITISHTCMIKRRRRRRSGRRPYPDCTSTSTRPDQTRPGTACCFHTLTRMHQKQPPRRGEAPAAVSPGHYAAAGQPFFRPPPPPTDPPDRPSPRQPGHRYAERPLSRPPGGPMPSRVPPPPHAGEAPLPPPVRPGTRSRSSSALASCLAATAFLLLSAGGAGAALFLLFRPRPPDIAVAAVRLPSFAAANGTVAFTFQQTASVRNPNRSPLAHFDSSLRVAYAGGELGSVYIPAGLIDGGRTKDMSATFDVPAIPVEQQQQQQQEQQMAIEVESLLVVKGRVKMLGLLTHRVQAAKVCRVGVSPVDGRVLGFRC, encoded by the coding sequence ATGccacccaccaccaccatcatcatcaccatcagtCACACATGCAtgataaaaagaagaagaagaagaagaagcggccGCCGGCCGTATCCAGACTGCACTTCCACTTCCACCAGACCAGACCAGACCAGACCAGGCACTGCCTGCTGCTTCCACACCCTGACACGCATGCACCAGAAGCAGCCCCCACGCCGCGGCGAGGCCCCCGCCGCCGTGTCACCGGGCCACTACGCGGCCGCGGGTCAACCCTTcttcaggccgccgccgcccccgaccgACCCGCCGGATCGCCCCTCGCCCAGGCAGCCGGGGCACCGCTATGCGGAGCGCCCTCTGTCCAGGCCGCCGGGTGGCCCCATGCCCAGCAGGGTTCCACCTCCACCGCACGCAGGAgaggcccccctgccgccccctgtgCGGCCCGGCACCAGGTCGAGGTCGTCCTCCGCGCTGGCGTCCTGCCTGGCCGCGACGGCGTTCCTGCTGCTGTCGGCGGGCGGTGCGGGCGCCGCGCTGTTCCTGCTGTTCCGGCCGCGGCCCCCCGACATCGCGGTGGCCGCGGTGCGCCTGCCCTCCTTCGCGGCCGCCAACGGCACCGTCGCCTTCACCTTCCAGCAGACGGCGTCGGTGCGCAACCCCAACCGCTCCCCGCTCGCGCACTTCGACAGCTCGCTCCGCGTGGCCTACGCCGGCGGGGAGCTCGGCTCCGTCTACATCCCGGCGGGCCTCATCGACGGGGGGCGCACCAAGGACATGTCCGCAACCTTCGACGTCCCGGCCATCCCcgtcgagcagcagcagcagcagcagcaagagcagcagaTGGCCATCGAGGTGGAGTCGCTGCTGGTTGTCAAGGGGAGGGTGAAGATGCTGGGCTTGCTCACGCACCGAGTGCAGGCGGCCAAGGTGTGCCGCGTCGGGGTCTCGCCCGTCGACGGCAGGGTGCTCGGGTTCCGCTGCTGA
- the LOC120672821 gene encoding pectinesterase-like — protein MAHIKLGSPEPTRSQRGCAQSNRCRRLLILVSVVGVALAVGLAVSLTIFAVRRPRHAPGDRPSAGRGPTEAIARACGVTRYPALCASELTALPGAAAAGDADLVPMSLDATCRRVADALSNVTALAVGAPAAAACRDDCLELLDVAGELLERSVRAVAASPANSTDGAAAAHTNDDDVMSWLSAALTYYDTCHDSLQQVGSDEDGDRRRVKAQMLEYLTNLGEHLSNSLAIFKALGTTPKVDDDVRFPPRWVNHSDRRLLVAAAADMVPDMVVAKDGSGMHLSISDAVEAAPEYSSRRVVIYVTAGVYTENVMIGRAKTNLMLVGAGAGETEVVGWRSVQDGFKTFHTATVSVLGDGFMMRNMTMENSAGPAKQQAVALLMSGDHAVAYRCAVLGYQDTLYAHAQRHFYRECEVAGTVDVVWGNAAAVLQNCTLRARRPLPGQKNTVTAQGRTDPNQSTGISLHRCRLVPAPELAAGRRVPNDVPMLTTTFAMTYLGRPWKPYARVVYMMSYMAEHVAAGGWLAWDASARAPDSTVYYGEYQNCGPGAAVAGRLAWPGHRVIMLEAEAMEFTVGRFIGGDSWLPPTGVAFVAGLTA, from the coding sequence ATGGCCCATATCAAGCTCGGCTCTCCCGAGCCGACACGCTCTCAGCGCGGATGCGCCCAGAGcaaccgctgccgccgcctgctcaTCCTCGTCTCCGTCGTCGGCGTGGCGCTCGCCGTCGGCCTCGCCGTGTCGCTCACCATCTTCGCCGTGCGGAGGCCGAGGCATGCGCCGGGTGACCGCCCCTCCGCGGGCCGGGGGCCGACCGAGGCGAtcgcgcgcgcgtgcggggtGACGCGGTACCCGGCGCTGTGCGCCAGCGAGCTCACGGCGCTCccaggcgcggcggccgccggggacgcCGACCTCGTGCCCATGTCGCTCGACGCCACGTGCCGGCGCGTGGCCGACGCGCTGTCCAACGTCACGGCGCTCGCCgtgggcgcgccggcggccgccgcctgccgcgacGACTGCCTGGAGCTGCTCGACGTCGCTGGCGAGCTCCTCGAGCGGTCCGTCCGCGCCGTCGCGGCGTCGCCTGCGAACTCGACTGACGGGGCTGCTGCTGCCCACACcaacgacgacgacgtcatGTCCTGGCTCAGCGCGGCGCTCACGTACTACGACACGTGCCACGACAGCCTTCAACAGGTCGGCTCCGACGAAGACGGGGACCGCCGGCGCGTCAAGGCGCAGATGCTTGAGTACCTCACCAACCTCGGCGAGCACCTCAGCAACAGCCTCGCCATCTTCAAGGCGCTGGGAACAACACCCAAGGTAGACGACGACGTCCGCTTCCCACCAAGGTGGGTGAACCACAGCGATCGGCGCCTCCTCGTGGCTGCGGCCGCCGACATGGTGCCCGACATGGTTGTGGCCAAGGACGGCAGCGGGATGCACCTGAGCATCAGCGACGCCGTGGAGGCGGCGCCCGAGTACAGCAGCCGCCGCGTCGTGATCTACGTCACGGCCGGCGTGTACACCGAGAACGTCATGATCGGGCGCGCCAAGACCAACCTGAtgctcgtcggcgccggcgccggcgagacgGAGGTCGTCGGGTGGCGGAGCGTCCAGGACGGGTTCAAGACGTTCCATACCGCGACGGTGTCGGTGCTGGGGGACGGGTTCATGATGCGCAACATGACGATGGAGAACAGCGCCGGGCCGGCGAAGCAGCAGGCGGTGGCGCTGCTGATGAGCGGCGACCACGCGGTGGCGTACCGGTGCGCCGTGCTGGGGTACCAGGACACGCTGTACGCGCACGCGCAGCGGCACTTCTACCGCGAGTGCGAGGTGGCCGGCACGGTGGACGTGGTGTGGGgcaacgcggcggcggtgctgcagaACTGCACGCtgcgggcgcggcggccacTGCCGGGGCAGAAGAACACGGTGACGGCGCAGGGGCGCACGGACCCGAACCAGAGCACGGGCATCTCGCTGCACCGGTGCCGGCTGGTCCCGGcgccggagctcgcggcggggcggcgcgtaCCCAATGACGTTCCTATGCTGACGACAACATTTGCGATGACGTACCTTGGGCGGCCGTGGAAGCCGTACGCGCGGGTGGTGTACATGATGTCGTACATGGCGGAGCACGTGGCCGCCGGCGGGTGGCTCGCCTGGGACGCGTCCGCCCGCGCCCCGGACAGCACGGTCTACTACGGCGAGTACCAGAATTGCGggcccggcgcggcggtggcggggcgccTGGCGTGGCCGGGCCACCGCGTCATCATGCTGGAGGCAGAGGCCATGGAGTTCACCGTGGGGAGGTTCATCGGCGGTGACTCCTGGCTGCCGCCCACCGGGGTGGCGTTCGTCGCCGGCTTGACCGCGTGA
- the LOC120676829 gene encoding B3 domain-containing protein Os01g0234100-like isoform X2 translates to MAMDPPLKRKRGRSPGTQSAKSKMERKTALVKQRLALLDSASSSSSSSSSAEIDKDDDFVPMDDELSIPIEIDYGDSYNEDEVLASKGLESEKRSLPGQNISANYGSAMDRAEEVQAKLPAEHPSFVKRMLQSHVVRGFWLGLPTYFCNKHLPKEDTGIVLEDENGQDHQTLYLGAKQGLSAGWRGFAIKHDIKVGDVVIFQLVGSTKFMVYIIRANKFTTADGAISLLNLEVHKKGKLSKKGCFEDDKAEKASPVDDKVPQSDENNAVASEAIDGLRISDSDMDFGDVTSFSNFNIVVDSLVIDCKFHDHLRRRYYELCCSQKSFLHKNLLKQLNLTLVVGVIMETISIAEGIRACKAQAPSREDLMTWKKTLESLELLGMNVAFLVKRVNDLLSLPAGPSECQKYKELKSERAHAGEKLKALELMLSNVKGLLQKMGAEMEEMESSVKRSGLTLQQLATAPW, encoded by the exons ATGGCGATGGATCCGCCCCTCAAA AGGAAGAGGGGGAGATCACCTGGCACTCAGTCCGCCAAGAGCAAGATGGAGCGGAAGACGGCATTGGTCAAGCAGAGGCTTGCCTTGCTTGACagtgccagcagcagcagcagcagcagcagcagcgctgaGATTGACAAGGATGATGACTTTGTGCCCATG GATGACGAGCTCTCTATCCCTATAGAAATTGATTATGGTGATTCCTACAATGAAGATGAG GTTTTGGCATCGAAGGGACTGGAGAGTGAGAAAAGAAGTCTTCCTGGCCAAAATATAAGTGCAAA CTATGGATCTGCGATGGACAGAGCTGAGGAGGTACAGGCAAAGTTGCCAGCAGAACATCCTAGCTTTGTCAAGCGTATGCTACAGTCTCATGTTGTCCGTGGTTTTTGGCTG GGTCTGCCAACTTACTTTTGCAACAAACATCTTCCAAAGGAAGACACTGGAATTGTCCTAGAAGATGAAAATGGACAGGACCACCAGACGTTGTATCTTGGTGCAAAGCAGGGACTCAGTGCTGGGTGGAGAGGTTTTGCAATTAAGCATGATATTAAGGTTGGCGATGTTGTGATTTTTCAGCTCGTGGGATCGACGAAATTTATG GTATATATAATAAGAGCAAACAAATTTACAACAGCTGATGGAGCAATCAGTCTGCTGAATTTGGAAGTGCACAAGAAAGGGAAGCTATCAA AAAAAGGATGTTTCGAAGATGACAAGGCTGAGAAGGCTAGCCCAGTCGACGACAAAGTTCCTCAGAGTGATGAGAATAATGCTGTAGCCAGTGAAGCAATAGATGGCCTGAGGATCTCAGATTCAGACATGGACTTTGGCGATGTCACAAGCTTCAGCAACTTCAACATTGTGGTCGACAGCTTGGTCATCGACTGCAAGTTTCATGATCATCTGCGCAGGAGATACTATGAGCTCTGCTGTTCCCAGAAGTCCTTCCTTCACAAGAATCTGCTGAAGCAGCTAAACCTGACGCTTGTCGTGGGAGTGATCATGGAGACGATCAGCATCGCGGAGGGTATCCGAGCCTGCAAGGCGCAGGCTCCTTCCCGCGAGGACTTGATGACCTGGAAGAAGACCCTGGAGTCCTTGGAGCTGCTGGGCATGAACGTCGCGTTCCTGGTGAAACGCGTCAACGATCTCCTCAGCCTCCCAGCTGGGCCGAGCGAGTGCCAGAAGTACAAGGAACTCAAGTCGGAGAGGGCCCATGCTGGGGAGAAACTGAAAGCGCTTGAGCTTATGCTGTCAAATGTGAAGGGCCTGCTACAGAAAATGGGCGCGGAGATGGAGGAGATGGAGTCGAGTGTGAAGAGAAGCGGTCTGACACTGCAGCAGTTGGCCACTGCACCATGGTGA
- the LOC120676829 gene encoding B3 domain-containing protein Os01g0234100-like isoform X3 has product MAMDPPLKRKRGRSPGTQSAKSKMERKTALVKQRLALLDSASSSSSSSSSAEIDKDDDFVPMVLASKGLESEKRSLPGQNISANYGSAMDRAEEVQAKLPAEHPSFVKRMLQSHVVRGFWLGLPTYFCNKHLPKEDTGIVLEDENGQDHQTLYLGAKQGLSAGWRGFAIKHDIKVGDVVIFQLVGSTKFMVYIIRANKFTTADGAISLLNLEVHKKGKLSKKGCFEDDKAEKASPVDDKVPQSDENNAVASEAIDGLRISDSDMDFGDVTSFSNFNIVVDSLVIDCKFHDHLRRRYYELCCSQKSFLHKNLLKQLNLTLVVGVIMETISIAEGIRACKAQAPSREDLMTWKKTLESLELLGMNVAFLVKRVNDLLSLPAGPSECQKYKELKSERAHAGEKLKALELMLSNVKGLLQKMGAEMEEMESSVKRSGLTLQQLATAPW; this is encoded by the exons ATGGCGATGGATCCGCCCCTCAAA AGGAAGAGGGGGAGATCACCTGGCACTCAGTCCGCCAAGAGCAAGATGGAGCGGAAGACGGCATTGGTCAAGCAGAGGCTTGCCTTGCTTGACagtgccagcagcagcagcagcagcagcagcagcgctgaGATTGACAAGGATGATGACTTTGTGCCCATG GTTTTGGCATCGAAGGGACTGGAGAGTGAGAAAAGAAGTCTTCCTGGCCAAAATATAAGTGCAAA CTATGGATCTGCGATGGACAGAGCTGAGGAGGTACAGGCAAAGTTGCCAGCAGAACATCCTAGCTTTGTCAAGCGTATGCTACAGTCTCATGTTGTCCGTGGTTTTTGGCTG GGTCTGCCAACTTACTTTTGCAACAAACATCTTCCAAAGGAAGACACTGGAATTGTCCTAGAAGATGAAAATGGACAGGACCACCAGACGTTGTATCTTGGTGCAAAGCAGGGACTCAGTGCTGGGTGGAGAGGTTTTGCAATTAAGCATGATATTAAGGTTGGCGATGTTGTGATTTTTCAGCTCGTGGGATCGACGAAATTTATG GTATATATAATAAGAGCAAACAAATTTACAACAGCTGATGGAGCAATCAGTCTGCTGAATTTGGAAGTGCACAAGAAAGGGAAGCTATCAA AAAAAGGATGTTTCGAAGATGACAAGGCTGAGAAGGCTAGCCCAGTCGACGACAAAGTTCCTCAGAGTGATGAGAATAATGCTGTAGCCAGTGAAGCAATAGATGGCCTGAGGATCTCAGATTCAGACATGGACTTTGGCGATGTCACAAGCTTCAGCAACTTCAACATTGTGGTCGACAGCTTGGTCATCGACTGCAAGTTTCATGATCATCTGCGCAGGAGATACTATGAGCTCTGCTGTTCCCAGAAGTCCTTCCTTCACAAGAATCTGCTGAAGCAGCTAAACCTGACGCTTGTCGTGGGAGTGATCATGGAGACGATCAGCATCGCGGAGGGTATCCGAGCCTGCAAGGCGCAGGCTCCTTCCCGCGAGGACTTGATGACCTGGAAGAAGACCCTGGAGTCCTTGGAGCTGCTGGGCATGAACGTCGCGTTCCTGGTGAAACGCGTCAACGATCTCCTCAGCCTCCCAGCTGGGCCGAGCGAGTGCCAGAAGTACAAGGAACTCAAGTCGGAGAGGGCCCATGCTGGGGAGAAACTGAAAGCGCTTGAGCTTATGCTGTCAAATGTGAAGGGCCTGCTACAGAAAATGGGCGCGGAGATGGAGGAGATGGAGTCGAGTGTGAAGAGAAGCGGTCTGACACTGCAGCAGTTGGCCACTGCACCATGGTGA
- the LOC120676829 gene encoding B3 domain-containing protein Os01g0234100-like isoform X1, whose amino-acid sequence MAMDPPLKRKRGRSPGTQSAKSKMERKTALVKQRLALLDSASSSSSSSSSAEIDKDDDFVPMDDELSIPIEIDYGDSYNEDEVIPLKVLASKGLESEKRSLPGQNISANYGSAMDRAEEVQAKLPAEHPSFVKRMLQSHVVRGFWLGLPTYFCNKHLPKEDTGIVLEDENGQDHQTLYLGAKQGLSAGWRGFAIKHDIKVGDVVIFQLVGSTKFMVYIIRANKFTTADGAISLLNLEVHKKGKLSKKGCFEDDKAEKASPVDDKVPQSDENNAVASEAIDGLRISDSDMDFGDVTSFSNFNIVVDSLVIDCKFHDHLRRRYYELCCSQKSFLHKNLLKQLNLTLVVGVIMETISIAEGIRACKAQAPSREDLMTWKKTLESLELLGMNVAFLVKRVNDLLSLPAGPSECQKYKELKSERAHAGEKLKALELMLSNVKGLLQKMGAEMEEMESSVKRSGLTLQQLATAPW is encoded by the exons ATGGCGATGGATCCGCCCCTCAAA AGGAAGAGGGGGAGATCACCTGGCACTCAGTCCGCCAAGAGCAAGATGGAGCGGAAGACGGCATTGGTCAAGCAGAGGCTTGCCTTGCTTGACagtgccagcagcagcagcagcagcagcagcagcgctgaGATTGACAAGGATGATGACTTTGTGCCCATG GATGACGAGCTCTCTATCCCTATAGAAATTGATTATGGTGATTCCTACAATGAAGATGAGGTTATTCCTTTAAAA GTTTTGGCATCGAAGGGACTGGAGAGTGAGAAAAGAAGTCTTCCTGGCCAAAATATAAGTGCAAA CTATGGATCTGCGATGGACAGAGCTGAGGAGGTACAGGCAAAGTTGCCAGCAGAACATCCTAGCTTTGTCAAGCGTATGCTACAGTCTCATGTTGTCCGTGGTTTTTGGCTG GGTCTGCCAACTTACTTTTGCAACAAACATCTTCCAAAGGAAGACACTGGAATTGTCCTAGAAGATGAAAATGGACAGGACCACCAGACGTTGTATCTTGGTGCAAAGCAGGGACTCAGTGCTGGGTGGAGAGGTTTTGCAATTAAGCATGATATTAAGGTTGGCGATGTTGTGATTTTTCAGCTCGTGGGATCGACGAAATTTATG GTATATATAATAAGAGCAAACAAATTTACAACAGCTGATGGAGCAATCAGTCTGCTGAATTTGGAAGTGCACAAGAAAGGGAAGCTATCAA AAAAAGGATGTTTCGAAGATGACAAGGCTGAGAAGGCTAGCCCAGTCGACGACAAAGTTCCTCAGAGTGATGAGAATAATGCTGTAGCCAGTGAAGCAATAGATGGCCTGAGGATCTCAGATTCAGACATGGACTTTGGCGATGTCACAAGCTTCAGCAACTTCAACATTGTGGTCGACAGCTTGGTCATCGACTGCAAGTTTCATGATCATCTGCGCAGGAGATACTATGAGCTCTGCTGTTCCCAGAAGTCCTTCCTTCACAAGAATCTGCTGAAGCAGCTAAACCTGACGCTTGTCGTGGGAGTGATCATGGAGACGATCAGCATCGCGGAGGGTATCCGAGCCTGCAAGGCGCAGGCTCCTTCCCGCGAGGACTTGATGACCTGGAAGAAGACCCTGGAGTCCTTGGAGCTGCTGGGCATGAACGTCGCGTTCCTGGTGAAACGCGTCAACGATCTCCTCAGCCTCCCAGCTGGGCCGAGCGAGTGCCAGAAGTACAAGGAACTCAAGTCGGAGAGGGCCCATGCTGGGGAGAAACTGAAAGCGCTTGAGCTTATGCTGTCAAATGTGAAGGGCCTGCTACAGAAAATGGGCGCGGAGATGGAGGAGATGGAGTCGAGTGTGAAGAGAAGCGGTCTGACACTGCAGCAGTTGGCCACTGCACCATGGTGA